In bacterium, the DNA window TGATCGGAGAGCAACACGTGAGTAGGTCCGCCCGGTGATCGGCCCACACACTGGGCGATCCATTCATCTTCACCGGGAACCAAATTCGGACCGCCGATGCAACAATAATTCGTCTCCTGAAAAGCGATCGCCAGATAGTTGAGCCAATGCGGATCAGCATAAGCATCATCATCTATATAGGCAATGATCTCTCCTTTCGCCTCCTTCATTCCGCAATTTCGCGCGGAACTCAGACCTTGATTCTTCGTGCGAATCAATCGCACAGGATATTTCGAAGCAATCGCTGCCGTGGAATCTGTCGATCCATCATCCAAAACAATCGTTTCATAGTTCGGATACTTCAGTTTCGTCAGCGACGCGAGACATTGTTCGATTGTCTTGCTTCCGTTATAACTGCAAACGACAACAGAAAACATGGGCGCCGGGTCAGCCGGCTCCAGAAGATTCTCTGAAAACTGCCGTCGAACCGCATCCAGCGCAGGTTTTGGCTGGCGATCTCTGGTGGTCAAACCGAAATCCCAATCTTCTATATCCGATTCTCCACGAAACCATTCATCCGTCCAGGCAAAGGAGAATACTCCGGTACAACCGGCACGAAAGGAAGACCCGATTTGAGAACGAAGCATACCGGCTTGTTTTTCCAGACCGTTCCTCCGGCTATCCAGTCCAATCTCTGTCAGAATCAACGGCTTGTGGCCGGCGAGGTTTTGCAGTCTGAATACATAGGAATTGAATCTGGTCTGGTCCTCAAGAAAAACGTTGAAACAGAAAAAATCCAGAAACGGGAGGTGGAGATATTCCGTGGAAGGATAATTTACATAGGTTACAAGAAGGTCAGGATCTGCCTGTTTCGCGGTTTCATAAAGCGTCCAAAGATAGTTTTGAATTCTTTCGGCTCCATACCATCGAACAATGGAAGAAGGGATCTCATTCCCGATCGCATAACCAAGCAGTGAAGGATGTCTTGCAATCTCATGCACCGATTGTTTCAGTCGATTGCGAATGGATTCACTAAGTCTGCGATCATCCAGAAAAGCTACGTGCTGTTCCCAGGGAAAACCCACCAGCAGGCGAACGCGATATTGATGAGCGAGATCCAGAAGCCATGCAGGCGGAATCGTGTAGGTGCGGACGGCGTTGATGCCATTCTGCTGCATGAGCTGGAAATCTCTTTCAACGACATCAGGTTGAAATTCGCCACATCCGTTCTTTGAACGAAAGGTGCCATAAGTAACACCCTTCACCCATAATTTCTTGCTAGCGTTTGAGAAAAACTTACCACTGATGATGGGCCGTTCCCATTCTTCCTCAACCCCCCTCCCTTCCATAAATTCTGCAGATTCAATCATGTTTGGGAACGTGCTCCCCGGTGAAACATAACCACCCAATTATATTCTACAGAACAATATATACTCATCGAAATGAATGCTAGATATTCATGGGACAAAACGGAAAAATGTCCGCTTTGTCAAGTGGGTCTCGTCGCCGGCCGAAACCTTTCAAGCTAAAAGAACACCACCAAACTTCTTCACAACTGATGGTAATATCGCGTCATTTTTGCCTCCATAACAAAGGAAGGAGAAAAAGCATTATGAACCGGATGGGAATCGCAGTTTTGTTTACAGTCAATTTTCTTTGTCTGCTGGCCGGCTCCGCTTTTGGAATCAGTTGGGCAAAAGTCTATGACCACGCCGCCGCCATGGGCAATCCACGGAATGAGATTCAACCAACGTCTGATGGTGGTTACATAGTGGCATCAACTATCGCGGGCAACGATGCAATATGGGTTATGAAATTGACTTCAACCGGTAGTGTCTCCTGGCAAAAGAGCTATGGCGGAGCAGGGACTCAGTCTCTCGGCTCCATTCGGCCGACGCGGGACGGAGGATACGTTGTCCTGGCAGAGACAACATCGTTCGGCGCCTGGGATGTCGACGGCTGGGTTCTCAAGCTCGATTCCAACGGAAAAGTTCAATGGCAAAACACTTACGGAGGGATCGGGTATGACTCGGCTAATACGATTCAACAAACAACGGATGAGGGTTTCATTTTTGCCGGCTACACGGAATCTTTCACCAATGACCCGGAGGGCGATGCATGGGCTGTCAAAATCAATTCATCCGGTGCCATTATTTGGGCAAAGTCTTATGGCTCATCTGCCACCTTTGAAGATATCACACACATTGAGCAAACTAGTGACGGTGGATTCATCTGCGCAGGTGACAGGGAAGATGATGCATGGGTTATGAAGCTGACTCCAACAGGAAAAATCAAGTGGCAAAAAACTTATGGGGGATCCGCGGGCGACCACTCTGAATATGTTCAGCAGACCTATGATGGAGGCTTCGTGGTAGCAGGAAATACGGATTCCTTCGGCGCGGGTTCTGGTGATTTCTGGGTCTTCAAGCTGAATAGCTCCGGGACAATGCAATGGCAAAAGACGTATGGAGGCCCAAGTAGCGAGCGTTTGTATCAATTGGACTACACTTCAGACCTCGGTTACGTCCTGACGGGATATACATTTTCGTTCGGTCCGGCGATGCGAAACGCGTGGACTCTAAAGTTGGATTCTTCAGGCGAGATCTCCTGGCAAAAAACGTCTGGCGGTGGAAACAGTGATCGGGCTACGTCCGTTCAGGAAACATCAGACGGCAGCTACGTTCTTGCTGGCAGAACCGAAAGTTTTGGCACAACCCCGTCGAACCTCTGGGTACTCAAGTTAGAATCCAATGGAAACATCGGCTCCTCTTGCTCTCTCATCAACACGAGCTCTGCAGCCGCTGTAAATTCAGCCGCAGTTACTACTGTCCTGCCTGCCAAATCCGCAACGATACCGGTAAAAACTATTATTACTTCTGCGGCGCCGCTGAATGTCACCACAACAATCCTGCAGCTTTGCTGAAAATATGA includes these proteins:
- a CDS encoding glycosyltransferase, whose amino-acid sequence is MIESAEFMEGRGVEEEWERPIISGKFFSNASKKLWVKGVTYGTFRSKNGCGEFQPDVVERDFQLMQQNGINAVRTYTIPPAWLLDLAHQYRVRLLVGFPWEQHVAFLDDRRLSESIRNRLKQSVHEIARHPSLLGYAIGNEIPSSIVRWYGAERIQNYLWTLYETAKQADPDLLVTYVNYPSTEYLHLPFLDFFCFNVFLEDQTRFNSYVFRLQNLAGHKPLILTEIGLDSRRNGLEKQAGMLRSQIGSSFRAGCTGVFSFAWTDEWFRGESDIEDWDFGLTTRDRQPKPALDAVRRQFSENLLEPADPAPMFSVVVCSYNGSKTIEQCLASLTKLKYPNYETIVLDDGSTDSTAAIASKYPVRLIRTKNQGLSSARNCGMKEAKGEIIAYIDDDAYADPHWLNYLAIAFQETNYCCIGGPNLVPGEDEWIAQCVGRSPGGPTHVLLSDHDAEHVPGCNLAIRKSVLEAIGGFDPQFRIAGDDVDLCWRLENAGHKIGFHPGAMVWHHRRNSISSYFRQQRGYGKAEVLLARKWPEKYNYVGHVNWAGRIYGNGLLYMSRIYSGVWGTAPFQSLYHSSYGIFPSLFFAPEWLLLILFITFLTGLSFGWASLTSSLIFLAVTVSLPVLSAVQSSRPIMDSFGHSTKMPRIRSFILCVILHCIHLVARFTGRWPLWRPSYKRFIYPTGKQVCLWTEFWQDPSEKLAVILKIAKEKGAIVACGGSFDAWDLEAKGGAFASARLLMAVEEHGQGKQMTRFRIYAHHHWLWFSVIIFVLIWAASAAYHSAWHSAILLLAFSILLAGRILLESGRAMSALIESIRLFGRMN